The proteins below are encoded in one region of Populus alba chromosome 2, ASM523922v2, whole genome shotgun sequence:
- the LOC118044122 gene encoding glyceraldehyde-3-phosphate dehydrogenase A, chloroplastic: MASATFSVAKPSLQASGKGFTDFSGLRSSSAFLPFTKKTSDDFVSVVAFQTSAMGNSSGGYRKSAAEAKIKVAINGFGRIGRNFLRCWHGRKDSPLDVIAINDTGGVKQASHLLKYDSTLGIFDADVKPVGDNAISVDGKVIKVVSSRNPLDLPWKDLEVDLVIEGTGVFVDREGAGKHITAGAKKVLITAPGKGDIPTYVVGVNADAYSPDEPIISNASCTTNCLAPFVKVLDQKFGIIKGTMTTTHSYTGDQRLLDASHRDLRRARAAALNIVPTSTGAAKAVALVLPTLKGKLNGIALRVPTPNVSVVDLVVQVSKKTFAEEVNEGFRESAEKELKGILSVCDEPLVSVDFRCSDVSSTVDSSLTMVMGDDMVKVIAWYDNEWGYSQRVVDLAHIVADQWK, translated from the exons ATGGCCTCGGCTACCTTTTCTGTAGCCAAACCATCTCTTCAG GCAAGCGGAAAGGGATTCACAGATTTCTCAGGCCTCCGCAGTTCATCAGCTTTCCTTCCCTTTACGAAAAAGACATCAGATGACTTTGTTTCTGTCGTTGCTTTCCAGACCTCTGCT ATGGGAAACAGCAGTGGAGGATACAGAAAAAGTGCCGCAGAGGCAAAGATAAAAGTGGCCATAAACGGGTTCGGCAGGATCGGCAGGAACTTCTTGAGGTGCTGGCATGGACGCAAGGATTCCCCTCTTGACGTCATTGCCATCAACGACACTGGTGGTGTTAAGCAGGCCTCCCACCTTCTCAAGTATGACTCCACCCTTGGCATCTTCGATGCTGACGTCAAGCCTGTTGGTGATAATGCCATCTCTGTTGACGGCAAGGTCATCAAGGTCGTTTCTAGCCGCAACCCTCTCGACCTTCCCTGGAA GGACTTGGAGGTCGACCTGGTGATAGAAGGTACGGGGGTTTTCGTCGACAGGGAAGGTGCAGGGAAGCACATTACGGCAGGGGCCAAGAAGGTGCTCATAACAGCCCCTGGAAAGGGTGATATACCAACCTACGTTGTTGGAGTCAATGCTGACGCCTACAGCCCTGATGAACCTATCATCAGCAATGCTTCTTGCACCACTAACTGCCTTGCTCCCTTCGTCAAGGTCCTAGACCAGAAGTTTG GCATCATCAAGGGCACCATGACTACCACTCACTCATACACTGGAGATCAGAGACTGCTTGATGCTAGCCACCGTGATCTCAGACGTGCAAGAGCTGCAGCTCTTAACATTGTTCCAACATCAACCGGTGCAGCAAAGGCAGTGGCCCTCGTCCTTCCCACTCTTAAGGGTAAACTCAACGGCATTGCCCTGCGTGTTCCCACCCCAAACGTCTCGGTGGTCGACCTTGTTGTCCAGGTCTCCAAGAAGACCTTCGCTGAAGAGGTGAATGAAGGTTTTAGAGAGAGTGCTGAGAAGGAGCTCAAGGGTATCCTATCAGTCTGTGATGAGCCACTTGTTTCAGTTGACTTCAGGTGCAGCGATGTGTCCTCAACAGTCGATTCATCACTAACAATGGTGATGGGAGACGACATGGTTAAGGTGATTGCTTGGTATGATAACGAGTGGGGTTACTCCCAAAGGGTCGTGGATTTGGCTCACATTGTTGCCGATCAATGGAAGTAG